tGGGCAGCTTCTATTTCGGGTTCTCCACCCGCGGCCACCTTGCTAAAGGAAGCCACCAGCTTCTGGTACACCAAGGCCTCCATGGGCACACTTTGGCTCTCGTCCAGGAGGCCACCATCTCCGCGATCGCCCTCCTCGTCGATCTCAAATTTGTTGATAATCTGCTGACAGCTGGCCGAGATCTGGGCCTTCAGTTGACCCTTTCTTTCGCCACCCTCCAGATCAGAGCTCGTGTAGTCCGAGGAGTCGTAGGAATCGGACCACGTGTCCTCGCTGCTCAGGTACTCCACTATTTCGCGCACCTGCTCATCATTTATGCCCGGCACTGTCTTCATCAGTCGGGTCAGCTCGTTCTCGAAGTAGGCCAATTGAGCTGGCCGGGATTTGGCCAATCTGCGCTGGGAACTGGGCGTGGTGCTTTGGACCTGACCCTGATTGGGAGTGGTGGGCTTACTCTGTTGTGCATTGGCAGTGGCCACAATCAAAGTCTTGAAGAACTGCCTCATCTTGCTCATCATGAGGTTGGTCTCCTCATCGGAACTCCAGTTGTTGAAGCTATCTTTTCTTACCAGGTTGGGCAGGGTTAGGTTCCTTAATTGGCTGGTTAGAGGAGTGGAAGCCGCAGCAGCTGCCGAAGTGCTGGGAAGATCCATCTTGGCCAGACTGATCTGGCTGTGAGCCGGTTCCCGATCCTCGCTGATCTGCTCCAGAGCAGGCGTTGGACTCTTAGGTGGCTCACAATCCGGAGCCGCCTTCAGCAGATCATCGTTGCTGCCCACGAAGCCACTATCCCGGCTGTggtggtgttgttgttgttgcttcttGGCCTGGGATTGCATCTGCACCTGGttaccaccaccaccgccaccCGGAGTGGGTGTCCGACACTCAGAGGGCTCCAGATCGTGCAGCTTCTTCTCGTCCAGGGAGTCGTGGCGCTTGCGCAGCTGCTTCTTTCGCTTTATGGTGTCCGAGGAGGAGCCATCCGAGGCTCCGGCATTGGCCAGATGGATCACAGTATCGTCACAGCCCGCCTCCGATTCGGATGTGTCCTCCACAGTCGCGGCGGCTGATCCTCCCGCTGATGTTACAGTGGCATCCAGGGTATCCGTTTCCGGCAGCAGGAGATTGTCCAGGGATGAGTTGTGACTCCTGGGAGTTCCCCTGGCTCTCACCAGTCGTTTCCTTCGCTGGCTGGGACTCGGGTGACCCTCACTATCGCTGCCCACACTGCCTCCACTCTCATCGCTTTCCGCCTGCTTGTCGGAGCTATTAAAGCCCATGAAGCCGGAGAGAAAGTACTTTTCCAACCGGGAAGAGGCCAGATCGGAGGCTCCACTGGTGTCCAGCAGCTGATCCTCGTGCGGCAGGGAGTCCAGACTCTCGGAGCACTCGGAACTCACCTCGGAGGCGGTGTCATCTCCGCGGGTATCGATGGAACTCATCACCCGGCCATCGCCCAGTCCAAAGAAGAAGTACTTCTCCAGTTCGGAGGCACTCAGGCGGTGGTGATGCTGCAGGGTGCGCTGCCTCCTTCGCTCGGCCAGATCCTCATCCTCCATCTCGGCATCTTCGTTGTCCGCCCTCATGGAGGCCACCTCGCTCTCCTCGCAGCTCTCCTCCACTATTGTGTGCAGGGTGAAGTCAATGGCGGATCTGTTGTAGCCCCTCAGCTCCTCCTCCCTGTCCAGATAGCCATGTCGCCTGGCTCCTCCCTCAATCTCGCCATCCGCATCCTCGGAATCCGTCGCCGTGGGCGTGGTGGTGGCATTGCTCAGCTCCTCATCCTCATCTTCACCTCGCTGGCTAAGTTCCTCCACCCAGGAGTCATCATCCGCCAGGCCATCCTCCACACTGATCTCAGGCACAGCGGGCGCATCGTTTAGCGAGTCCACACTGTACGATTCGCGATCACTGCTCACGAGTTCCAAGGCGCGAAATGAGTCACCCGCAAAGTTCTGGCCAAAAGAGTTGCTGCTGGAGGGGCCtttgttgctggtgttgctgtggtgtatgttgctgctgttgctgctgttgctgctgctgtttgcCATTTCGTAATCGCCAGCTGCACTTTCATTGTCTTTGGTGATCATGACCAAACTGCGATACTTGGCGGAAAGTGAATTTTTGGGCGAAGCCAGTTCGCTGGGCAATGTTGCAGGTGTGTcaggtgttgctgctgctgctgatgctgctgctgctccaaCTGATGATGCTGTTGCACTTGGGGTATTTTGCTGATGGCTACCGAATATCTTGTCGTAGTCACACTCGTTTTCACCACTCACATTTGAATTCACACTCACTACGTCACTCGAACCGCTATTCCACGTCTTTTTTTGTGCTGCGAAAGCGTCATTATTATTATGGCCAAgttcgctgttgttgttgttactaGTGTTTTCTTTATAGCTATTATCGTTGTTGTTCGTGGTATTGTTGTTGCCGCTTAGGAGCGCCGAGCGTGGAGCAACCGCAACGTTTAACATTTCATTTTCGACTGGCGACTCCAGAGACTCCGGTTTCGCTTCAAACCGATGATATTGCCGCTGCTCGCGAGCGACTTTTGCAGGTAGCAATTCCAGAATGCTCTCTTCTACCTGCTCAGGTGGGCAGCCCAAACTCGCCGGAGTTGCCGAGAGTGAATCCAGCGAGTAGTCACTGTTGTTGTCGTTTATTTTGCATGCTTGACTGCATGTGCCGACCCTCTGTTCGGTGTGCTCGGTTTGCTCAGCTGTTCTGCCACTCTGCTCATCGCtatttgcctttgcctttgcctcTGCTTTTTCGTTTACCTGCTCTGGCCAGCAGGTGAGACCCAGCTCATTAGAGGGGCTTTTCCGAGAAGGGCTGCACTCGTCGGGTTTCCCTGGACTACCTGAGTGGGTGGCAGCCACATGAGTGCCATTTCCACCAGCACTGCTATCACCCTTGGACAGCTGCAGATCCTCATTGATTTCGGCCACTCCCTGGCGCAAACGCTGCAGCTTCATCTCCAGCTGGGAATTCTGCTTGTGCAGCTCCAGCAGTCGGTTGACATCGTTCGAGATGCTGTGCAGCTCATCGCAGGCGGCCAGGGCATCGCTAGATTCCATCACCTGGCTGTGGCATCGCTCTAATTGCTGATCATCCCCCTCGTCTGGCAGCGATCGCATGTGCTGCAGCACCACGCCGGCGGAGGCGTCATCCGTCTGCCCGCCCACCACCACAATGCAGTTGGCCAGCTCATCGCTTGAGTTGGCAACACGGCGTTCACTTTCATCAtcatcctcctcctcttcGTCACTCGATTGGCAATCACGTGCAGCCGGCGcatccacctcctcctccgccttcTTGGCCTCCTCCTCTAGCGGTTTCACATAGTTCAATACAATCCCACAATCCGTGCGCTCGGTGTCCGTATCATTGTCGGATGAGTCTTCTAAATTGGCCTCGGAGGAGGACAGTGAATCACCCTCGGTGGAGGAACTGCGTCTCACCCGGGCGCCAGGCTGTCGATTCACTATGAACACCTTGTTGAATCTCCTCCTCTTGGGCCGGCGATCGCGCACTGTGCCCGTATCATCCGAGTCACAGGATTCTGAGCTGGAACTGGAGTTGGAGCTGGAGCTACTGGAGCTGGAATCGCTGGTGGTGCTGTGGTGGCGCTGCTCCTCGGGAAGAACCACTGGATCTTGCTGCTCCTCCATCATTTCCGCCACATTGTAGCTCCTCTGGGTGGTCTTACGTGGTTTAGGTTGCTCCTGCTCTCGCTCCGGATCAAGATTCTCCTCCCGATCCCCCTCCTCCTgactgctgttgctgctggcctCATCTGGACTGCTGGCCGCATAGCTCTCGCTCTGCAGATGGGcagaaaccgaaaccgaaggCGATGCCGATGCCTCATCGGACATCTTGATGTGCTCTATAAGTCGATTGGAGGACAAATTCTTGGCAATCTCCGCTGCCGCCGCCAACCGCTGATCTATGTGCTCGGGGTGCTGGGCTCTGGGTCTGGGATTGGTATTGGGATTGGGACAGCCACTTTTAGCCACATTTCCAACAGCATTTTCGACTGCAAGTCCGCCGAAACGAGTTATTACCGCAGGAGCCGCAGCTCTAGTTGctgtttgtgtttgtgttgctgttgttgttgctgccgctgctgctgctgctgttggtacTTGATTTTTATGTATATTCGTTTCCACTTCTTCGTGGCTGTTTTTACTGGCCAGGTAGGTTTGTGTTGTTGCCCCTGGCTGGGTTTCGCATAGATTTCGGCTCTGGTATTTGCTGGCCACTCTCAGAGCGCTTCCCTTTGTGGATGTcgctggtgttgctgttgatattgctgctgctgccgctgccgctgctgctgctgggctcTTATCTATACTGGCAACATGTGCCTGAACGGCGGGCACTGGCAATGTGCCGGTTTTATCATAAACATTACACAATCTACCCGTTGTGGGCGTtgcgttgttgttgttgttgctgttgttaatcttggtgttgctgctgctcttgGTGTTGCTGTCGTCGCTCtcgctgttgttgctgctgctgctgctgccgcgaCGCGCGTTGCTCGTTTCTGGTTGCTCACCCGTCGGCGAACGCGACGCTACTAAACTTGTTGGCTTTGGCTTGAAAGCATTGCTGGCcatttgttgctgctgctgctgctgttgttggtattgctgttgctgttgctgctgttgttgctgcatCGAGTTGGCAGCTCGCTTGGGACTGGCCAGCGTTTCCAGACTCCGTCCCGCAGTGCCATAGCCCGAAGTGctggacgaggaggaggaggatatGGTCGAGCAGAGGGACTGCGTCATCAGCGATCCCAGCGAGGCACTCAGCTCTGGGGCCGAGGACTTAAATCCACCCAGGCCCAATCCTCTCAAGCGTTGCGGCATCATAGGCGGCGGAGTGGTGGGCAGTTGTTGGTAACTCTTGCTGGTCACCGGCGGCGTTGCATCAaacatgttgctgctggcagCCGCAAATTGCTGCGAGTAGGCTGCAACTATGGCGGCAAATTGCTGCTGGTGGCCGGCTGCCTTCCACAGCTGCTGCAGACTGGCGGCCAGCTGCTCGTCCTGTTCCAGGAGAGGATTACCGGCTGCATCGGGCCAATTGGGATAGGCGGCCATGGGCACGGGAATGGGCACGGGCACAGGGATGGGCACATACTgcggttgctgctgctgttgctggttgGGATTGCAGCTGCATCGGTTGTGGCTGTGGTGGTGGTGATTCTTCAGGAATCGCGTCTTAATTCGGGTCTTCATGCTCAGTGGATGGGGAGGAGGTGGCACGGGTGGTGGTGTCTGATCGGAGCTGGTCTGGGAACTGCTCTCGGTGTTCAGGACAAACTCCTCATCGGTGCCCGTGTCACTCTCCCTGATCCTGGGGCAATAGGTGCTCCTCAGTGGCTGGGTGCGTCTCTGGACCAACGGAGAATCACTATCGCTGGACTGACGCCTCACACGCGGCggcggagtgggcgtggcacgggCTGTGCTATAAGCAATcatcgttgttgttgtcgttgtgGTGGTGGAGATCATGGAGGGCTCAAAGTAGTCCCAATCGCAATCCTCCACATTGCTCACAATGCTGTGACAGTGGTGCGTGGAGCAGGATGAATCCGTgtcatcctcctcctcctcctcctcttcctcttcttcGCCGTGACAGGAGGACGATGAATCCGAGTTGAGGAAGACTAACTTGAACTCGTCGGCTTCAACGCTATACTgcgactgctgctgctggcgtcCGTGTTGAGTGGAACACCTGAAGTCCAGCTCCGATGACGATGACGTTTCCATGGCATCGCCCCCTCCTAATCCACCGGTATCACCGGAAACCACCgacagctgctgctgctgcacgcCTGTGAAGTAGCCGGGGATGAAGTTTCGGGCAAATAAGTTCGGAGACAACCACTTTGACGTTGACCAACACCACGAAAAGGTACGCAAATACCGGTTattaaaaaacacacacaggTGAAATACTGGTTAGCCGGAGGAGGGTGAGTTTTTCCGCACCAAAGTTATGGGTTGCAGATGGGTTAGTTTGGGTGGTTGTTTAACAAAAACTTATAGCTAGCATGGGTTAAGCTTCGTTACACCGAAAAACCGCAGATATTAATAGATACCAAAGGTTATACACACACAAAAGCAGGCAGTTCGAAGGAGTGTTAGTCATTTTATCTAGCCCAATTTATAGATTGTTATCTAGGCTGTGAATGGGGATCTACACACCTTGCACTGAAATCGAATGTGATTTCACTAATATAATCAATTTAATTGATATCCCAGTACTAGGCAGGTACATTCCCCATGCAATATAGTATTAATTACTGTTTATAAGTAACTATTGGTTTATCAAAAGAAGTTTTAATCTACTAGTAAAcatatcatttttcgtattATGTCTGAAATTCTATTGCCTATTGAATCCTATaaacaaatgtattttatttgtttcactGACTAATACAATACCAACACAATATTGCCATGCAATAAGCCTTTTCTTTTCTGGGAACAGGAAATCTAATAGCATATCATGTCAACATTATGGGGAAATTCAAACCAAGATCAAAACAGCACAGCCAGAAGCAAAAAAAGAACGTAAGTGGTTTCCAAAAAAGAACAGCCACTACCTCGAGGATATGAAAGCATACTATACTTTAGAGCTACTCACTTCATCCTGACCAAAATTAAACATTCCCAAAATCATTTCCCCTGCCGTTTAAGTACCCATCTTGACAGGAAGCAGTTCAAAGACTCTTGATTGATTATGATTGTTTGCCACAAGCTTTTCTTGCCAGGACGAGGACTAGCGAAAATTTGCCaaaaagcttttaaagttGCCAGCATCGTCATATCCCACTCCTTCTCCGCCCCCTCCCCATGGAGTATGTCAAACCCCGCCCCCGCCCCTTTCGCTTGGATGGGTGCACAAACAAAAACTGCAATAGCGGATGCACATAGCGTCAATCCCTGGCAGCCAGAAAGTAAACATTTGATCGGGGCCCTCCCTGCACCAGGCACCGAACACACTTCCTTTTTATCCGTTTTCAACACTGAGAGAAATTCATAACTCAATCTGCTTTATACTGTTTGTTCTTTGTAGACTTATGATATTACCAATAGAAACGTTTAGGTTGATTTCTTGAtatacaatatttttgtaattcatggtatttttatattaaatgaaTATATTCATGTGTAGAGTGGGCCATTAAGgccgatttctcaatgtcatgttaaAGTTCTAGTTTGTTAACTATCGCAGAATAATAAATGAGGTTAAATTGTTCGGACAGACAGGTGAGTGTTAATTTACGAATGACAATTATTTTCCAAACCTGAAAAAGAAATACTTTTTGTTGTCAGATTCGTTTTATTGACCAACAAATTTAACCAGAACTTAACCTCTACTTAAAAGTTTGATTCCCATAAACCCTAACTTTAAATTGAGAAATTAAATTCATCCGAAACACAAATTTAACTAAAAGACAATAGTTATTGTGACTTTAAGAAATAAGGCCTTAGGGGAAAAATCAGAAACCATAATATAGATCATTAATATAGAAACTCAAGTgatttaaacattttcttttatGTACTCAAAAGTCGATCCCTAGCAGCGAACAGCGAACATTTCTGGGCATTCACCGAGCAGTACCCACATCCACATCGCAGCACAAAAGGTGCAGGAGATAAGATTAACGCAACAGTTTTGGCAGTCCAAAAATTCCAGTGGGTGGCGCCGGGGCTTTGGTTTGTCCGTGGCACCCGGATTGTGGAATCCTTCGAGGCGACAGCCCACCGCAACTCGAATCCGCACATAGACACACGCTGCGTTGGTGGTCACAGAACCAGACGCCCACAAAAATCGCCAAATTGAAACATAACAAAAGCCGGAAAAGGCGTTCGTGTCCCTTCTGCCGCCCGGGAAAATCCTCTGAAAACTCTTGATGCCCGGGAAAAAAAAATGCGTGTGGGCGGGAAATCGATTTATGAGTTGCCAAAAAATTATCCCGCCAGCCCACGGCacggtttttgtattttgtttcgGTCCCATTCCCGAAAATCTTTTGAACCGCGCCAACTTTGCTCTTAAATTCGGTTCGTCGGTCGTTTGTGGTCATGTCGCCAACAGCTTCGGgggaaatttaattcaaatagAAGAAAGGCAAGTCTGCTGTGAAAAAGGCGAAAATTGATGGAATACTTTTAGGAACTCGCCAAAGAAGTGAGCGAGAAAAAGTGTTGCATTCTTTTGGGATTCGCTTTCGAAAAGCCAATGACCAAAGAATGTGTGGGGGGAAGATTTCCCAAAAGACACTGCAGACCAATAAGCAAACTGCTCTAATTGCCAAGTTCTTtgactttattatttttttatgtttgctttttataataaaagttgAGAGTAAACTTTAAGTGTTGAATAAACTACTCTTAAACACCTTTCTGGGCTATGACATATGTACTCAAAAGATTTGTTGTGTTGTTTTAAACGAATTTATAGTTGTATGCTTCAAAGAACCAAATTTAAGATTTgaagatatatatttatattaaaattttgatctGCTTCAtttagaaattttaattttgtcgTATCtgtagttttttataaatcttGCTTTAGCGAAACTATAATATCTATAACCGGAATCTTGATAAATTCTATAATTGGTTAAAAGTTTACATTCTTAAAGGAAGGGAGACTTCTGGTTAAACAGGCGTTTCTTGACAGTGACAAGCAAAGGAGCGCCCACCTTAAGTCCCAGAAGGAGCTTAATTAATTGAGCGAAATTAGGCGGAAGACGGAGAAGCCCTTCACAAAGAGTTTGTTAGTCGCCCAGGCCATCCCCACCCACCAACTATCATCAGCATCAGAAGTAGCATCAGTACGGGCATTAGCATTACCATCaccaagttaattacgctccCAAACATACACTTAGCTACCCAGATACAACTACAGAGTGTGCACTGAGACAAAGCCACGAAACTAAATTCAAGAATAAAATGTTGGAGTCATATTTTAAATCAATTGATTTTCTCGAACATATAAATAGTAGTAATGGTAATTTCCAATTAATTATGCAATCTGTCACAGAACGCGTATGGGCGTTATCGCACTTTTTCGAATGAAATAAGGCCCATGTGACTTGTTTCTCTGGGCGTATCGCATGTACCCGGTAATAAAAtcttaattttctttttcttggACTTCTTCTTCTTTTGTTAAGGACTTTAATTGATTGATTGAAGAGTTttccattatttatttttgactttttcatagatttttctctcagtgcattAGATGGGGACAGCTATTAGCACTAACCTTCTTCGGCGGCCTTCTCCTTCTCCTTGCGACGCTGCAGCACGACCTTCTTGAAGACAACCGCCGCGGCCTCCACTGCATTCTGCAGCTCCTGTTCGCCCAAAGTGCTGGTGTGGGTGGCCTCCTaatgggaaaataaaaaagttttaccCTTTAAGCCTACTTGTCTCCGGGCCTTTTATGTTCAACTCACCGCCGAGATGTTTGGGTCGccctgttgctgttgctgttgctgctccTTGTTGGCCGAGGACTCGAGGGATTTGCCGTTGACCGGCTGCTCCGCTCCAGATCCTTGGCCCTGGGAATCCCCCTGGGGATTCGGCGGATTCTGATTCTCCTCTTGGCCGGCGGCTGATGCTACTGAGGCGACAggaatttctgtttttttcaGGCGCATGGCTAAATCAGAGTTTCTATGCATAAGCTGTTGATGGAAGGAGTAAATGTGCTGGGGCGTGCTACCTGTGGGGGCGGTTAACGGGAAGGGGTGCAAAGCGTTCATCAATCGGGTGCCGGAACAAGCGCAGCTACTCAAGGTTCTACCAGGGACCGCAAGAATTCATTAATCAATTAATTATCTAATTGGCCGTAAATACAGAGTTACTTATGCGCAGGCAGACACTACTTTGGGCAGCTAAGGATGGGGCAACTATTTCTTTAAAGATATGTTTTTTAGGATTACTattttgcattaaaatttGACTGTCAGTTTACTAATGATTGAAGCCTGTtatcattattttattgtaaatgGTTTGATGTAGCATGATAACGATAAATAGCTTTTCTATAGTCATGATTATACAGCGATTTTTTAAAAgagtatattatttatatcttAGACTTCATTATATTTCACCTATTTAAACGTAATAATTTGTATAGTCATTTTCtatagaaatataaaaaatacagAACTAAAAGCAATATATTTagcaatgaaaataaaatataataactatATCAAGTCGAAGCTAGTTTTAAGTTATTTTTAGTTGTGGTAAAGTAAAGCAAGGGAGTTTCTtgataattttttgtttttgctagCAATACGTGTGCAATTAATATTTACTACATAATATATACTAACtacatttgttttattttaatttgtttgtaatgtataaatattaaatatgtttttctaGACAATGATCGTGTATGTTATGAATCAAAACTGGTGAAGATTGGTGAAGATAAATGATGGGTGCTTGATAACAAACTGGTAATAATTGCGGTCCCTGGGTTCTACGGATGCGTGGACGCAGAATGCAACCATAGCTACTATCAAAACTGAAGTATCTTCGGAACTTACCCTCCTCAGCCTCCCCAATTCCAGTGCGACTGTTGCGGCGTCTCGCCTGGGGAATCTTGGAGGTGCCCCTCGTTTTGTCCAGGATATCAGCCAAGGGTCGTGGGCTGGGTATCTTAGATATCTCCGTTTTCTTCGTGGGCTGTTTAAAAGTGTTATATtcattaataatatatatgcTTTATGGTATTACGATTTATTTTGCAAGTCCTAGGAGCCAACCCACCTGCGTGTCTTTTTCGGGATGCGAAAAGGATCGTCGTGTGACCGGTTTGGGAGTGGTCTTGGCACCCGAATCCTCTGAAACGGAGCGCATCTGCTCGGGCTTTCTTCTCTCGGCGGCGTGACTATCGGAGGCACCTCCACTACTGGAGGCACCTTCGTTGCCGGAACCCTTGCC
This region of Drosophila subpulchrella strain 33 F10 #4 breed RU33 unplaced genomic scaffold, RU_Dsub_v1.1 Primary Assembly Seq354, whole genome shotgun sequence genomic DNA includes:
- the LOC119559976 gene encoding uncharacterized protein LOC119559976 isoform X4, which encodes MSSGRSARLPATPTQTANNKHRAAAAAAAAAAAAAAAASVASGEPNSNSMLQYGGSNVQVPTTATTASSSSGMGMGVVGGGGVGMGSMGGGMNMGMGMVGGMGMVMGGGGGGGMAPYSLHASTMGSSCESSVERIPVDTIDALGPELAVATSQVLENLSENERKMIIEVLNRDESVRQRDATRMMELQSASGEWLKDAYTLGSCSAVDHLTTSDVLRKSIRRSWTISNPEDDPNNPNSQQPVADNLYPQQQHLIEAQSAGSYPTLHQHHPQHHLPPQPRPTHGIGYGSGTATPTTSSKWQLGRRVLRQSTLPSSLNNDPALSGSGGNLANYNSVNLTAPTSPHQLQKSPLYPSAYNSDDVIHMNTMPGMGMGVGVTVGDCDNYAQQQQQQQQPQLEVTPTHHRLQVRRQSTLPAQPTPAIYMSTSPNRLYSRSPERSPGEQQRYPPFMRQTSFPEPPSTYHRTKLLPSTGAPSSAAAAPPPLNYESQASSMASDDQDVGPMPKPRMTRQATLPNPEQHVKLLPTSPPKRQTSPQFRRSPEFMRQQTLPNPEAFSSGNTLTVHSTPPAKFMPISPRAKQNFLFPSVPNPRQFLSQPHVPAVGGTDLGSGGSVASTGGPSGGEQYSSSQSVNIHHSRDPHAKMIKVRSHSNEEYSNTKAHPENRRLLPEIPTTVQRPGGRSPSRLVRQDCLKEERTFGEAKQQFHQFPDVTEELDNRPEYVDYFGDSATSFLESDEVQYERNYNAGFSSEPRIIYNNGSDDGSYQNSSQRPIYSAENVLADSGYGGGAGVGLGASGGSGGVPTYYPDMGTPQGFYGGAALPRTPLMHNRLRRRQSRELQMQQEELAQLSQVSDASGKGSGNEGASSSGGASDSHAAERRKPEQMRSVSEDSGAKTTPKPVTRRSFSHPEKDTQPTKKTEISKIPSPRPLADILDKTRGTSKIPQARRRNSRTGIGEAEEGSTPQHIYSFHQQLMHRNSDLAMRLKKTEIPVASVASAAGQEENQNPPNPQGDSQGQGSGAEQPVNGKSLESSANKEQQQQQQQGDPNISAEATHTSTLGEQELQNAVEAAAVVFKKVVLQRRKEKEKAAEEGVQQQQLSVVSGDTGGLGGGDAMETSSSSELDFRCSTQHGRQQQQSQYSVEADEFKLVFLNSDSSSSCHGEEEEEEEEEEDDTDSSCSTHHCHSIVSNVEDCDWDYFEPSMISTTTTTTTTMIAYSTARATPTPPPRVRRQSSDSDSPLVQRRTQPLRSTYCPRIRESDTGTDEEFVLNTESSSQTSSDQTPPPVPPPPHPLSMKTRIKTRFLKNHHHHSHNRCSCNPNQQQQQQPQYVPIPVPVPIPVPMAAYPNWPDAAGNPLLEQDEQLAASLQQLWKAAGHQQQFAAIVAAYSQQFAAASSNMFDATPPVTSKSYQQLPTTPPPMMPQRLRGLGLGGFKSSAPELSASLGSLMTQSLCSTISSSSSSSTSGYGTAGRSLETLASPKRAANSMQQQQQQQQQQYQQQQQQQQQMASNAFKPKPTSLVASRSPTGEQPETSNARRGSSSSSNNSESDDSNTKSSSNTKINNSNNNNNATPTTGRLCNVYDKTGTLPVPAVQAHVASIDKSPAAAAAAAAAAISTATPATSTKGSALRVASKYQSRNLCETQPGATTQTYLASKNSHEEVETNIHKNQVPTAAAAAAATTTATQTQTATRAAAPAVITRFGGLAVENAVGNVAKSGCPNPNTNPRPRAQHPEHIDQRLAAAAEIAKNLSSNRLIEHIKMSDEASASPSVSVSAHLQSESYAASSPDEASSNSSQEEGDREENLDPEREQEQPKPRKTTQRSYNVAEMMEEQQDPVVLPEEQRHHSTTSDSSSSSSSSNSSSSSESCDSDDTGTVRDRRPKRRRFNKVFIVNRQPGARVRRSSSTEGDSLSSSEANLEDSSDNDTDTERTDCGIVLNYVKPLEEEAKKAEEEVDAPAARDCQSSDEEEEDDDESERRVANSSDELANCIVVVGGQTDDASAGVVLQHMRSLPDEGDDQQLERCHSQVMESSDALAACDELHSISNDVNRLLELHKQNSQLEMKLQRLRQGVAEINEDLQLSKGDSSAGGNGTHVAATHSGSPGKPDECSPSRKSPSNELGLTCWPEQVNEKAEAKAKANSDEQSGRTAEQTEHTEQRVGTCSQACKINDNNSDYSLDSLSATPASLGCPPEQVEESILELLPAKVAREQRQYHRFEAKPESLESPVENEMLNVAVAPRSALLSGNNNTTNNNDNSYKENTSNNNNSELGHNNNDAFAAQKKTWNSGSSDVVSVNSNVSGENECDYDKIFGSHQQNTPSATASSVGAAAASAAAATPDTPATLPSELASPKNSLSAKYRSLVMITKDNESAAGDYEMANSSSNSSNSSNIHHSNTSNKGPSSSNSFGQNFAGDSFRALELVSSDRESYSVDSLNDAPAVPEISVEDGLADDDSWVEELSQRGEDEDEELSNATTTPTATDSEDADGEIEGGARRHGYLDREEELRGYNRSAIDFTLHTIVEESCEESEVASMRADNEDAEMEDEDLAERRRQRTLQHHHRLSASELEKYFFFGLGDGRVMSSIDTRGDDTASEVSSECSESLDSLPHEDQLLDTSGASDLASSRLEKYFLSGFMGFNSSDKQAESDESGGSVGSDSEGHPSPSQRRKRLVRARGTPRSHNSSLDNLLLPETDTLDATVTSAGGSAAATVEDTSESEAGCDDTVIHLANAGASDGSSSDTIKRKKQLRKRHDSLDEKKLHDLEPSECRTPTPGGGGGGNQVQMQSQAKKQQQQHHHSRDSGFVGSNDDLLKAAPDCEPPKSPTPALEQISEDREPAHSQISLAKMDLPSTSAAAAASTPLTSQLRNLTLPNLVRKDSFNNWSSDEETNLMMSKMRQFFKTLIVATANAQQSKPTTPNQGQVQSTTPSSQRRLAKSRPAQLAYFENELTRLMKTVPGINDEQVREIVEYLSSEDTWSDSYDSSDYTSSDLEGGERKGQLKAQISASCQQIINKFEIDEEGDRGDGGLLDESQSVPMEALVYQKLVASFSKVAAGGEPEIEAAQEVEVEEEAEPSTERSPQLFAKVMQHIGTRLVALMHEVSSGNETPTPSPQGQRHHRRLQAKISATTTEDEDEVEEQLRAMPIKQLKLRSRSHDLLLDGSTPHSHMHLHQATVHHPGISGATGVGGTGSGGGSTGIPGHSETASEECGVASDYERFSWRGSFESALLANGDSRTRLSQLSQLDRDNSSSASALAVAKRRSAGDLLFSQHQVSLSREQLDRVRSCGSIGGGDAHHHQLEASPAKPWLSSAGSSLGGDSTKDVRRSSVPDAIYETDSSDEAASNQFGGARSTLPRSLNSGQVVASTNSLPRLPTTGVGGAPITSTPKTKSQSALNHTPSNLSTVSATGSAKSARYRSPGLAARAAAVSGAGGASGSGVGANSGSTGSKKLGAGFQFLYSKRDARKRLNMSAEEAKVAAEELTRSPVIGQRQTDGTGSPIQSRASSETWPTQSDEDIDRLVAMHQNRSSLSSLGVRSESMASVYSGAGEGRYGTVVVKGQVEFAMQYNYKLSALEVHVVRCKDLAAVDAKRNRSDPYVKVYLLPDKSKAGKRKTKVKKHTLNPIFDETMRFHTPISSLESRTLWLTVWHSDMFGRNDFLGEVSVNLQGRLFDNPQSQWYLLQERSEPFDEVATYRGDIVVGLKYIPPENIKSSFFSRGSSITGSSSNLRKFGGSIKSVTSKSDRTSKGGQLHVLVKEAKHLSPIKANGTCDAFCKSYLLPDRTRSSKQKTPVVKRTLHPSWNYTFVYEDVSLEELSERALELTVWDHDRLASNEFVGGIRFSLGTGRSYGRQVEWMDATGKELSLWQNMLDRPNFWVEGSLVLRSSLDGIRANLP